A genomic segment from Modestobacter roseus encodes:
- a CDS encoding sensor histidine kinase produces the protein MTTHPGSAEGGGAADQGVEHPFLVPAQLLADPGAAPERGPDTGGSTAGRRRVRRSFRDWTVDVTAFVVSVLVGLVLLGSALSQPEPPPDGLLFADLVLGSLGCAALWLRRRWPVGVAVALALVASFSDMVAIACLFSLFTVAVHRRWPTVAAVTGISVASFSVYLLVRPDPEVPTWALTLLGLVATAAVVAWGMFVRARRQLVLSLHDRALRAEHEQQLRVEQARHTERTRIAREMHDVLAHRLSLLSMHAGALEFRPDAPAAEVAQAAGVVRASARQALEDLREVIGVLRHNGDGDGGEGDGGAGGGDPGTRPQPTLADVPVLVEESRRAGVRLRVQYRVPELAAAPPGLGRSAYRVVQEGLTNARKHAPGTVTTVLVEGAPGTGLVVELRNPAPAGRDTAPALPGAGTGLVGLLERVSLGGGNLEHGWTADGEFRLRAELPWPAEHPA, from the coding sequence ATGACCACCCACCCGGGGTCCGCAGAGGGCGGAGGGGCGGCGGACCAGGGGGTCGAGCACCCCTTCCTGGTGCCGGCCCAGCTGCTGGCCGATCCGGGTGCGGCTCCGGAGCGCGGCCCGGACACCGGCGGCAGCACGGCCGGCCGGCGCCGGGTGCGCCGGTCGTTCCGCGACTGGACCGTCGACGTCACCGCCTTCGTGGTGTCGGTGCTGGTCGGGCTGGTGCTCCTGGGCAGCGCGCTCAGCCAGCCCGAGCCGCCGCCGGACGGGCTGCTGTTCGCCGACCTGGTGCTCGGCTCGCTCGGCTGCGCGGCGCTGTGGCTGCGGCGGCGCTGGCCGGTCGGCGTGGCCGTCGCCCTGGCGCTGGTCGCGTCCTTCTCCGACATGGTCGCGATCGCCTGCCTGTTCAGCCTCTTCACCGTGGCCGTGCACCGCCGCTGGCCCACCGTCGCGGCCGTCACCGGGATCAGCGTCGCCTCCTTCTCGGTGTACCTCCTGGTCCGGCCGGACCCGGAGGTGCCGACCTGGGCGCTCACCCTGCTGGGGCTCGTCGCGACCGCCGCCGTCGTCGCCTGGGGCATGTTCGTCCGGGCCCGCCGGCAGCTGGTGCTGTCGCTGCACGACCGGGCGCTGCGCGCCGAGCACGAGCAGCAGCTCCGGGTGGAGCAGGCCCGGCACACCGAGCGCACCCGGATCGCCCGCGAGATGCACGACGTGCTGGCCCACCGGCTGTCGCTGCTGAGCATGCACGCGGGGGCGCTGGAGTTCCGCCCCGACGCCCCGGCCGCCGAGGTCGCCCAGGCCGCCGGGGTGGTCCGGGCCAGCGCCCGGCAGGCGCTGGAGGACCTGCGGGAGGTCATCGGGGTGCTCCGGCACAACGGGGACGGCGATGGTGGTGAGGGCGATGGTGGTGCGGGCGGTGGCGACCCGGGCACCCGTCCGCAGCCCACGCTCGCCGACGTGCCGGTGCTGGTCGAGGAGAGCCGCCGCGCGGGGGTGCGACTGCGCGTGCAGTACCGGGTGCCCGAGCTGGCCGCCGCACCCCCGGGGCTGGGCCGCAGCGCCTACCGGGTGGTGCAGGAGGGGCTGACCAACGCGCGCAAGCACGCTCCCGGCACGGTCACCACCGTGCTGGTCGAGGGCGCCCCGGGCACCGGGCTGGTGGTGGAGCTGCGCAACCCGGCCCCGGCCGGGCGCGACACCGCACCCGCGCTGCCCGGGGCCGGCACCGGCCTGGTGGGCCTGCTGGAACGGGTCAGCCTGGGCGGTGGCAACCTCGAGCACGGCTGGACGGCGGACGGGGAGTTCCGGCTGCGCGCGGAGCTGCCCTGGCCGGCGGAGCACCCGGCGTGA
- a CDS encoding response regulator transcription factor, producing the protein MTGPVRVLVVDDDPLVRAALAMVLGGADGLALVGEVADGAEVPAAVAATSPDVVLMDIRMPRVDGLTATERLRHQSGGPEVIVLTTFDADDQVLRALRAGASGFLLKDTPPAAIVDAVRRVAAGEPMLSPTVTRRLMSHVADAAAPATDDRRTRARARLALLSDREHEVALAVGQGLSNAEIGAQLYLSVATVKAHVSRLLVKLELTNRVQVALLTHDADLV; encoded by the coding sequence GTGACGGGACCGGTCCGGGTGCTCGTCGTCGACGACGACCCGCTCGTCCGCGCGGCCCTCGCCATGGTGCTCGGCGGTGCCGACGGCCTGGCGCTCGTCGGTGAGGTCGCCGACGGCGCCGAGGTGCCGGCGGCGGTGGCGGCCACCTCCCCCGACGTCGTCCTGATGGACATCCGGATGCCCCGCGTCGACGGGCTCACCGCCACCGAGCGCTTGCGGCACCAGTCCGGCGGTCCGGAGGTGATCGTGCTGACCACCTTCGACGCCGACGACCAGGTGCTGCGGGCACTGCGGGCCGGGGCCAGCGGCTTCCTGCTCAAGGACACCCCGCCCGCGGCCATCGTGGACGCGGTGCGCCGGGTGGCCGCGGGCGAGCCGATGCTCTCCCCCACCGTCACCCGCCGGCTGATGTCGCACGTCGCCGACGCCGCGGCCCCGGCGACCGACGACCGACGCACCCGCGCCCGCGCCCGGCTGGCCCTGCTCAGCGACCGGGAGCACGAGGTGGCCCTCGCCGTCGGGCAGGGGCTGTCCAACGCCGAGATCGGTGCGCAGCTGTACCTCAGCGTTGCCACCGTCAAGGCGCACGTCTCCCGGCTGCTGGTGAAGCTCGAGCTCACCAACCGGGTGCAGGTCGCCCTGCTCACCCACGACGCCGACCTGGTGTGA
- a CDS encoding ABC transporter permease subunit, with protein sequence MTALSSNTATLDADRPGTGATPRTPSLATLARVELRKSYDTRAGRWLLIVIGLAVVAVLTLALFVPDIPKSFADHLEFTQLPMSILLPVLGILLVTSEWSQRTAMTTFTLVPRRSRVLVAKMLAGAALALLGVAVATLASALTTVLTPVFTDVATDWNVSGVLLGQVLVVQVVSVLAGIAFGMLLLSSPLAIVTFFVLPTVFTILVGVVPALDWVRDWLDLGTTSMRLFQEGLDAQDWAQFGTSVALWVALPMVLGWIRIQRSEIS encoded by the coding sequence ATGACCGCCCTGTCGTCGAACACCGCGACCCTGGACGCCGATCGGCCCGGGACCGGGGCCACTCCCAGAACGCCGTCCCTGGCCACGCTGGCCCGGGTGGAGCTGCGCAAGTCCTACGACACCCGCGCCGGACGCTGGCTGCTGATCGTCATCGGTCTGGCCGTCGTCGCCGTCCTCACCCTCGCGCTGTTCGTCCCGGACATCCCGAAGAGCTTCGCCGACCACCTCGAGTTCACCCAGTTGCCGATGAGCATCCTGCTGCCGGTGCTCGGCATCCTGCTGGTCACCAGCGAGTGGTCCCAGCGCACCGCGATGACGACGTTCACCCTGGTGCCCCGCCGGTCCCGGGTGCTCGTCGCGAAGATGCTCGCCGGTGCCGCGCTGGCCCTGCTGGGCGTGGCGGTCGCGACGCTGGCCTCCGCGCTGACGACGGTGCTCACCCCGGTGTTCACCGACGTGGCCACGGACTGGAACGTCAGCGGCGTGCTGCTCGGGCAGGTGCTCGTCGTGCAGGTGGTGTCGGTGCTGGCCGGCATCGCGTTCGGCATGCTGCTGCTGAGCTCGCCACTGGCGATCGTCACGTTCTTCGTGCTGCCGACCGTGTTCACCATCCTGGTCGGCGTGGTGCCGGCGCTGGACTGGGTGCGCGACTGGCTGGACCTCGGGACGACGTCGATGCGGCTGTTCCAGGAGGGCCTGGACGCGCAGGACTGGGCGCAGTTCGGCACCTCGGTGGCGCTCTGGGTCGCGCTGCCGATGGTGCTCGGCTGGATCCGGATCCAGCGCAGCGAGATCAGCTGA
- a CDS encoding ABC transporter ATP-binding protein, with amino-acid sequence MITIEHLTKRYGAQVAVSDVSFTCQPGTVTGFLGPNGAGKSTTMRSLVGLATATSGTATIAGRAYQDLPNPGRQVGVLLDAGAQHAGRTGREVLTLSAMTLGVGRQRVDDVLGQVGLAGRPAGKRLGNYSLGMRQRLGLATALLGDPQVLVLDEPANGLDPEGIFWMRGLLRGFADRGGTVLLSSHLLHEVEAVADQLVVISGGRIVAQGTKSELLADTGGTLVRGPDRALLAKALETAGIGVSPGPDDALVADAEALAVGQAVAAAGVVVTELRPAGGAGLEDLFRSLTSSDSGNGQQVQEVLA; translated from the coding sequence ATGATCACCATCGAGCACCTGACCAAGAGGTACGGCGCCCAGGTCGCCGTGTCCGATGTCTCCTTCACCTGCCAACCGGGCACGGTCACCGGCTTCCTCGGCCCGAACGGCGCCGGGAAGTCGACCACCATGCGGTCCCTGGTCGGCCTGGCCACCGCGACCAGCGGCACGGCGACCATCGCCGGCCGGGCCTACCAGGACCTGCCCAACCCCGGTCGCCAGGTCGGCGTGCTGCTCGATGCCGGCGCCCAGCACGCCGGCCGCACCGGCCGCGAGGTGCTCACGCTGTCCGCGATGACCCTCGGGGTGGGGCGCCAGCGGGTGGACGACGTCCTCGGCCAGGTGGGCCTCGCCGGCCGGCCCGCGGGCAAGCGGCTGGGCAACTACTCCCTCGGCATGCGCCAGCGCCTGGGCCTGGCGACCGCGCTGCTGGGTGACCCGCAGGTGCTGGTGCTCGACGAGCCGGCCAACGGCCTGGACCCCGAGGGGATCTTCTGGATGCGCGGCCTGCTGCGGGGCTTCGCCGACCGCGGTGGCACGGTGCTGCTCTCCTCGCACCTGCTGCACGAGGTGGAGGCGGTCGCCGACCAGCTGGTGGTCATCTCCGGCGGGCGGATCGTCGCGCAGGGGACCAAGTCCGAGCTGCTCGCCGACACCGGCGGCACCCTGGTGCGCGGACCGGACCGTGCCCTGCTCGCCAAGGCGCTGGAGACGGCCGGCATCGGCGTCTCACCGGGCCCGGACGACGCCCTGGTGGCCGACGCCGAGGCGCTCGCCGTCGGGCAGGCGGTGGCGGCGGCGGGCGTCGTCGTCACCGAGCTGCGGCCGGCCGGGGGAGCGGGGCTGGAGGACCTCTTCCGGTCGCTCACCAGCTCCGACTCCGGCAACGGCCAGCAGGTGCAGGAGGTGCTGGCATGA
- a CDS encoding glycoside hydrolase family 15 protein has protein sequence MPSPIEDYGLIGDLQTAALVGKDGSIDWLCLPSFDSAACFAALLGDERNGRWQLAPATGGACTRRQYRGDSLVLETEWETPTGSVRVIDLMPPRGEGADVVRIVEGLSGRVAMRMDLVLRFDYGHLVPWVRSVDGVLVAVAGPDQVSLATPVDLHGQDHTTAAEFEVVAGERVPFVLTHSPSHLPRPEPIEAESALASTEEFWAEWIGHCSYDGEWGPAVRRSLITLKALTYEPTGGIVAAATTSLPEELGGSRNWDYRYCWLRDATFTLQALLGTGYLEEARAWRDWLLRAVAGDPSDLRIMYALDGSRRIPEYELPWLPGYEDSPPVRVGNAAAGQFQLDVWGETLEGLHLARESGLCPTDDAWAVQKELMTFLESVWDTPDNSLWEVRGEPRHFVHSKVLAWAGVNSAVEAVERHGLDGPVERWRELRQRIHDDVCARGYDPVRRTFTQFYGSEGLDAALLLIPQVGFLPWDDERVVGTVEAVQRELTDDGFLLRYHTHADGRVDGLPGDEAPFLLCSFWLADALNGIGRTAEARELFERLLGLGNDLGLMSEEYDPRTGRHLGNTPQAFSHVGLVNTARHLSGERRMPGEHA, from the coding sequence ATGCCCAGCCCGATCGAGGACTACGGCCTGATCGGCGACCTGCAGACCGCCGCGCTGGTCGGCAAGGACGGCTCGATCGACTGGCTGTGCCTGCCGTCGTTCGACTCCGCCGCCTGCTTCGCCGCCCTCCTCGGCGACGAGCGCAACGGCCGCTGGCAGCTCGCGCCGGCCACCGGCGGTGCCTGCACCCGCCGGCAGTACCGGGGTGACTCGCTGGTCCTGGAGACCGAGTGGGAGACGCCGACCGGCAGCGTCCGGGTCATCGACCTGATGCCACCCCGGGGCGAGGGGGCCGACGTCGTCCGGATCGTGGAGGGCCTGTCCGGCCGGGTGGCGATGCGGATGGACCTGGTCCTGCGGTTCGACTACGGCCACCTGGTGCCCTGGGTGCGGTCGGTGGACGGCGTCCTGGTCGCGGTGGCCGGCCCGGACCAGGTGTCCCTGGCGACGCCGGTCGACCTGCACGGGCAGGACCACACCACGGCGGCGGAGTTCGAGGTCGTGGCCGGCGAGCGCGTCCCGTTCGTGCTCACCCACTCCCCCTCGCACCTGCCGCGGCCCGAGCCGATCGAGGCCGAGAGCGCGCTGGCGAGCACGGAGGAGTTCTGGGCCGAGTGGATCGGCCACTGCAGCTATGACGGCGAGTGGGGGCCCGCGGTCCGCCGTTCGTTGATCACGCTCAAGGCGCTGACCTACGAGCCCACCGGCGGGATCGTCGCCGCCGCGACCACCTCCCTGCCCGAGGAGCTCGGCGGCAGCCGCAACTGGGACTACCGGTACTGCTGGCTGCGCGACGCGACGTTCACCCTGCAGGCGCTGCTCGGCACCGGCTACCTGGAGGAGGCCCGGGCCTGGCGGGACTGGCTGCTGCGCGCCGTCGCCGGTGACCCGAGCGACCTGCGGATCATGTACGCGCTGGACGGTTCCCGGCGGATCCCGGAGTACGAGCTGCCGTGGCTGCCCGGCTACGAGGACTCGCCTCCCGTGCGGGTGGGCAACGCGGCCGCCGGGCAGTTCCAGCTCGACGTCTGGGGCGAGACGCTCGAGGGGCTGCACCTGGCCCGCGAGTCCGGCCTCTGCCCCACCGATGACGCCTGGGCCGTGCAGAAGGAGCTGATGACCTTCCTGGAGAGCGTCTGGGACACCCCGGACAACAGCCTGTGGGAGGTCCGCGGCGAGCCCCGGCACTTCGTGCACTCCAAGGTGCTGGCCTGGGCCGGCGTCAACAGCGCGGTCGAGGCGGTGGAACGGCACGGGCTGGACGGGCCGGTCGAGCGCTGGCGGGAGCTGCGCCAGCGGATCCACGACGACGTCTGCGCCCGCGGCTACGACCCGGTGCGCCGCACCTTCACCCAGTTCTACGGGTCCGAGGGGCTCGACGCGGCCCTGCTGCTGATCCCCCAGGTCGGTTTCCTGCCCTGGGACGACGAGCGGGTCGTGGGCACCGTGGAGGCCGTCCAGCGCGAGCTCACCGACGACGGGTTCCTGCTGAGGTACCACACCCACGCCGACGGACGGGTCGACGGCCTGCCGGGCGACGAGGCGCCGTTCCTGCTGTGCAGCTTCTGGCTCGCCGACGCGCTGAACGGCATCGGCCGCACGGCCGAGGCACGGGAGCTGTTCGAGCGGCTGCTGGGCCTGGGCAACGACCTGGGCCTGATGAGCGAGGAGTACGACCCGCGCACCGGCCGGCACCTGGGCAACACCCCGCAGGCGTTCAGCCACGTCGGGCTGGTCAACACCGCCCGGCACCTCAGCGGCGAACGGCGCATGCCCGGCGAACACGCCTGA